One Loxodonta africana isolate mLoxAfr1 chromosome 8, mLoxAfr1.hap2, whole genome shotgun sequence DNA window includes the following coding sequences:
- the PEG10 gene encoding LOW QUALITY PROTEIN: retrotransposon-derived protein PEG10 (The sequence of the model RefSeq protein was modified relative to this genomic sequence to represent the inferred CDS: inserted 1 base in 1 codon), protein MKQSEENSNLQNQVQKLTEENTSLREQVEPTPQAEEDDLELCGAAAAAAPPPPCEEECPDDLPEKFDGNPDTLAPFMAQCQHFMEKSTRDFSVDRVRVCFVTSMMTGRAARWASAKLERSNYLMHNYPAFMIEMKHIFEDPQRREAAKRKIRRLRQGMGSVIDYSNAFQMIAQDLDWNEPALIDQYHEGLSDHIQEELSRLEVAKSLSALISQCIHIERRLARAAAAWKPRSPPRALMMPHTSGHHQVDPTEPVGGARMRLTQEEKERRRKLNLCLYCGTGGHYADSCPAKASKASPAGNXPGPAVEGPSATGPERIRSPRNEISTPHLQVMLQIHIPGRHTLFVRAMIDSGASGNFIDHEYVAQNGIPLRVKDWPILVEAIDGRPIASGPVVHETHDLIVDLGDHREVLSFDVTQSPFFPIVLGVRWLGTHDPNITWSTQSIVFDSEYCRYHCRMYCPLPPSPPPPPQPSVYYPVDGYRVYQPVRYYYVQNVYTPVDQNVYPDNHMADCSVDMIPGAHSIPSGHIYSLSEPEMAALRDFVARNVKDGLIIPTIAPNGAQVLQVKRGWKLQVSYDCRAPNNFTIQNQYPRLSIPNLDDQAHLASYVEYVPQVPAYQAYPTYATYPTYPVGFAWYPVGRDGHGRSLYVPVMITWNPHWYRQPPVPQYPPPPPPPPPPPPPHYSTM, encoded by the exons ATGAAGCAATCTGAGGAGAACAGCAACCTGCAGAACCAGGTGCAGAAGCTCACAGAGGAGAATACTTCTCTGCGCGAGCAGGTGGAGCCCACCCCTCAGGCTGAAGAGGATGACCTCGAGCTCTGTGGGGCTGCAGCAGCTGCTGCCCCACCTCCTCCCTGTGAGGAAGAGTGCCCCGATGACCTACCCGAGAAGTTTGACGGCAACCCTGACACGTTGGCTCCTTTCATGGCCCAGTGCCAGCACTTTATGGAAAAGAGCACCAGAGATTTCTCAGTGGATCGCGTCCGCGTCTGCTTCGTGACCAGCATGATGACAGGCCGTGCTGCCCGCTGGGCCTCTGCAAAGCTGGAGCGATCCAATTACCTGATGCACAACTACCCAGCCTTTATGATAGAAATGAAGCACATCTTTGAAGACCCTCAGAGGCGAGAGGCTGCCAAGCGCAAGATCCGACGTCTGCGCCAAGGCATGGGGTCTGTCATCGACTATTCCAACGCTTTCCAGATGATTGCCCAGGACCTGGATTGGAACGAGCCTGCACTGATTGACCAGTACCACGAGGGCCTCAGTGACCACATTCAGGAGGAGCTCTCCCGCCTGGAAGTTGCCAAGTCACTGTCTGCACTGATCAGCCAGTGCATCCACATTGAGAGAAGGCTGGCCAGAGCGGCTGCGGCTTGGAAGCCACGCTCCCCGCCCCGTGCGCTGATGATGCCTCACACTTCAGGCCACCACCAGGTAGATCCAACCGAGCCTGTGGGAGGTGCCCGTATGCGCCTGAcccaggaagaaaaagaaaggcgCAGAAAGCTGAACCTCTGTCTCTACTGTGGAACAGGAGGTCACTACGCCGACAGCTGTCCTGCCAAGGCCTCAAAGGCTTCACCGGCGGGAA GCCCCGGCCCCGCTGTAGAGGGACCATCAGCGACCGGGCCAGAAAGAATAAGGTCCCCACGAAATGAAATTTCAACTCCACACTTGCAAGTGATGCTCCAGATTCATATTCCGGGCAGACACACCCTGTTTGTCCGAGCCATGATTGATTCTGGTGCTTCTGGCAACTTCATTGATCACGAATATGTTGCCCAAAATGGAATTCCTCTGCGAGTAAAGGATTGGCCGATACTTGTAGAAGCAATTGATGGCCGCCCCATAGCATCGGGCCCAGTGGTTCACGAAACACATGACCTGATAGTTGACCTGGGAGATCACCGCGAAGTGCTGTCATTCGATGTGACGCAGTCTCCATTCTTCCCCATCGTCCTAGGGGTCCGCTGGCTGGGCACACATGATCCCAACATTACATGGAGCACCCAATCAATCGTCTTTGATTCTGAATATTGCCGATACCACTGCCGGATGTATTGTCCACTGCCACCAtcgcccccaccaccaccacagccaTCAGTTTACTATCCGGTAGATGGATACAGAGTTTACCAACCAGTGAGGTATTATTATGTCCAGAATGTGTACACTCCAGTAGATCAAAACGTTTACCCAGACAACCACATGGCTGACTGCAGTGTAGACATGATACCAGGAGCACACAGCATTCCAAGTGGACATATTTACTCACTGTCCGAACCTGAAATGGCTGCTCTTCGAGATTTTGTGGCAAGAAATGTGAAAGATGGGCTAATTATTCCAACCATTGCACCAAATGGAGCCCAAGTTCTCCAAGTGAAAAGGGGATGGAAGCTGCAAGTTTCTTACGATTGTCGAGCTCCCAACAATTTCACCATCCAGAATCAGTATCCTCGACTATCCATTCCAAATTTAGATGACCAAGCTCACCTGGCATCATATGTTGAATATGTACCACAGGTACCTGCATACCAAGCTTACCCCACCTATGCGACGTACCCGACCTACCCAGTAGGATTCGCCTGGTACCCAGTGGGAAGAGATGGGCATGGGCGGTCTTTATATGTACCTGTTATGATCACTTGGAATCCACACTGGTATCGCCAGCCTCCGGTACCTCAGtacccgccaccaccaccaccaccgccgccaccgccaccaccacatTACAGTACCATGTAA